The segment CATGGAGGAGGATGTAGGCATCTTCCAGGTGAACCTCCATCTTCTCCGCATCGGTGACAAAATAAGGAGAGATATAACCGCGATCAAACTGCATCCCCTCCACGATCTCGAGGGTTGTCTCCATGGTCTTGGCTTCTTCTACAGTAATAACCCCCTCCTTGCCTACCTTTTCCATCGCTTCTGAGATGATCTCACCGATGGTACGGTCATTGTTGGCCGAAACGGTACCCACCTGGGAAATCTCTTTTTTATCCTTAATCGTCTTGGACATCTTCTTCAACTCGTCCACGACAATGGCAACACCCTTATCAATGCCTTTTTTCAAGGCCATGGGGTTTATCCCTGCCGCCACGAGCTTGCCCCCTTCAGTGTATATGGCCTGGGCCAGTATGGTTGCCGTTGTGGTTCCATCGCCCGCCATATCCGAGGTCTTTGAGGCCACCTCTTTTGCCATCTGGGCGCCCATGTTCTCAAATTTGTCTTCCAGCTCAATTTCCTTGGCCACGGTTACCCCGTCTTTGGTAATTGTCGGTGCCCCCCACGATTTCTCCAGGACAACATTTCTTCCCCTCGGCCCCAGCGTGACCTTGACGGCACTGGCCAGGGTCTCAACACCCCGCATGATCTTCTCGCGGGCTACCGCGTCATATTTGATTTCCTTCGCTGCCATTTTTGTCACCTCCTGCTACGATTCGTAAACACAGAGAATGTCATCTTCTCTCATCATCATGTGTTCTACACCGTCAATTTTAATTTCCGTGCCGGCATAGCGTCCGAATAACACCCGGTCCCCTTCCTTGACCTCCGGGGGATTCGTTTGCCATCCTTATCCATCCGGCCAGGTCCCAGGGCGATGATCTTTCCCTCCTGCGGTTTTTCCTTGGCTGTATCGGGAATAATAATCCCCCCGGTGTTTTCTCTTCCTCATAATAGTCACGAAATTGAACTTGTCAAGCGGGGCACATGCGAGACTCCCTGCATTCAAGATGGGCCTCGCGGCAGGGCGATCGCTATTCCCCTACACTTCGCTTCGATAAAAAAAGATACCAACCCCCGCCAGGACCATGAGGGCACAGAGTATCTGTCCCATGCTCATCCCCCCCCAGAGGAGTCCCAGTTGCATGTCCGGTTCCCGGAAGAATTCGATAAAAAAGCGGGATAATCCGTAACCGATGATATAAAGAGCAGACAGGGAACCATCGAAAGGTTTTTTCTTCCTCATACTCCAGAGGATGATGAAGAGCACGATCCCCTCAAAAAAGGCCTCATAAAGCTGGGATGGGTGGCGGAGTTGGTGCGTCGTATCCAGGGGGAAGTACATCCCCCAGGGCACATCGGTGGCCCTGCCGAAGAGCTCACCGTTGATAAAATTGCCGATCCTGCCAAAAGTATACCCCAGGGGAATTGCAGAACAGAAAAGGTCGGTAAAACGCCACGTGTTTATTCGATGCCTACGGCAGAAGATGATGGATACGATAAGGACACCGATGGCGCCGCCGTGATAAGACATACCGGCAAGCCCCACAAACCGGAAACCGCTGGTAAAATCGAAGGGGAGAATAATCTCCAGGGGATGTCTCAGGTAATATGCAAAATTGTAGAACAACACATATCCAACTCTGGCACCAATGAGCAGTCCCGTTATGGCCCATACAAAAAAGTCCTGTATCGTTTCCGTTGTATAATCATAGTCTTCGTGTTTTATCCGGTATGAGACCAGCAGATATGTCAGGAGGAAGGCGACAATATACATCAGACTGTAATAGCGTATCTGAAGGGAACCGCTCGTAAAAATATTCGGGTTGATATGCTCTGGTATATGTTGCCAGAGATTGATCCAATCTTCCACGTTAGTCCCCCGGCTAATAGGATTTCCCTTTCACTGCCTCGACGTAGAGCTGGGTGGAAAAGGCGGCTGTGGCGCCATCACCGGAGGCGGTGATTACCTGTCGCAGGAGTTTGACGATGCAGTCGCCACAGGCAAATATGCCCTCTGCCGAGGTCTTCATATGACTGTCCACCACAATATAGCCATTTTTATCAAGATCCACAATACCACGGACCACACCGGTATTGGGGGTTAGGCCGATAAAAATAAACACCCCGTCGGCGGGTATATCCCTCAATGTTCCGGACGACTTCACATCTCTGATCTTTACCCCGGTGACGAACTCTTTTCCTGA is part of the Syntrophales bacterium genome and harbors:
- the lgt gene encoding prolipoprotein diacylglyceryl transferase, with amino-acid sequence MEDWINLWQHIPEHINPNIFTSGSLQIRYYSLMYIVAFLLTYLLVSYRIKHEDYDYTTETIQDFFVWAITGLLIGARVGYVLFYNFAYYLRHPLEIILPFDFTSGFRFVGLAGMSYHGGAIGVLIVSIIFCRRHRINTWRFTDLFCSAIPLGYTFGRIGNFINGELFGRATDVPWGMYFPLDTTHQLRHPSQLYEAFFEGIVLFIILWSMRKKKPFDGSLSALYIIGYGLSRFFIEFFREPDMQLGLLWGGMSMGQILCALMVLAGVGIFFYRSEV